In Nitrospira sp. MA-1, one genomic interval encodes:
- a CDS encoding nucleotidyltransferase domain-containing protein — translation MDFLQKRRKNANSRLDELTNELENARNLADGKACVYLIGSYGRGEACNHSDLDLFIVGGGTKKERDLKNLDEILIKAELIKATRKLKFPEFSGDGEYLSHYTVDELIGNLGTRDDDNTNTFTARLLLLLESRPLLEENFYSEVISNVIAAYWKDFERHKSDFVPAFLMNDILRLWRTFCVNYEVGPQNKKEKPDEKAKRKLKNYKLKHSRLLTCYSALVYLMAVMAEQGTVSQDDAKEMVFLSPTERLEWLKNQTKFGDKSGQVDEIISLYETFLERTDAPKGKLIEIFKDPKKCEDVFQEAKGFGDQVYELLWSIGKDNKVFRILVV, via the coding sequence ATGGATTTTCTCCAAAAACGTCGGAAAAACGCTAATTCCCGCCTGGATGAGCTCACAAACGAATTGGAAAATGCACGTAACCTTGCTGATGGTAAGGCATGCGTCTATTTAATAGGATCTTACGGTCGTGGAGAGGCCTGTAATCACAGTGATCTAGACCTATTCATTGTTGGGGGTGGAACGAAAAAAGAGCGTGACCTAAAAAATCTTGATGAAATTTTGATAAAAGCTGAATTAATTAAGGCTACCAGAAAATTGAAATTTCCAGAATTCTCCGGTGATGGTGAGTATCTTTCACACTATACTGTTGATGAACTTATTGGAAATTTAGGTACACGTGATGATGATAATACCAACACATTTACAGCACGTCTCCTTCTGCTGTTAGAGAGTCGGCCGCTTTTAGAAGAAAATTTCTATTCAGAGGTAATCTCTAATGTAATTGCTGCCTACTGGAAGGATTTTGAACGTCATAAATCTGATTTTGTTCCAGCGTTTCTTATGAATGATATCCTCCGGCTTTGGAGAACATTTTGTGTGAATTACGAGGTTGGGCCTCAGAATAAAAAAGAAAAGCCAGATGAGAAGGCTAAAAGGAAGCTCAAAAATTACAAGCTCAAACATAGCAGACTTTTAACCTGCTATTCGGCTCTAGTGTATCTTATGGCAGTCATGGCTGAGCAAGGTACGGTAAGTCAAGACGATGCAAAGGAGATGGTTTTTCTTTCTCCCACTGAACGTCTTGAGTGGCTAAAAAACCAGACAAAATTTGGAGATAAGTCTGGTCAGGTGGATGAAATTATTTCCTTGTATGAAACGTTTTTGGAGAGAACCGATGCACCAAAGGGTAAGTTGATTGAAATATTTAAGGATCCCAAGAAATGCGAAGATGTTTTCCAAGAGGCCAAGGGATTTGGAGATCAAGTATATGAGCTACTTTGGTCAATAGGGAAGGACAACAAAGTTTTTCGAATTCTGGTTGTCTAG
- the pyk gene encoding pyruvate kinase, whose translation MRHVKIVATIGPATASLECLKQLLHAGINVARFNMSHGTAEWHKTTIQRLRCLALEEKTPLAILVDLAGPKIRLGKLPDEGTLLQKGRDIILVAKSDQSSRQNESEETLPVNLSHFPDRMEPGQIVLIDDGNLALTLEKQEPNRLICKVLVGGKVTSHKGVNFPGLPLDIPGFTQKDADDLQVAIDIEADYIALSFVRSPQDILTLQRALADRSAVIPLIAKIERPEALTCLDEILDASDGVMVARGDLALEMSPEEVPLLQKQIIAQANRMGKPVITATQMLESMTRNAFPTRAEASDVANAVLDGTDAVMLSAETSMGNFPLEAVQVMDRIIRQAEKEMFRKSQNLHSPKGVVRSTPEAVCEAAVSLAKSINAQAIVVFTESGHTAMLLARHRPTVKIFALTPSPTVTRQLALVWGMTSSVFPQINKTDDRIHTAQDHLKTLGLLQENRLIVIVTGEQLGNAFGTNIIKAHVVV comes from the coding sequence ATGCGCCATGTAAAAATTGTAGCCACGATTGGCCCTGCCACTGCCTCACTAGAATGCTTGAAACAACTCCTGCATGCCGGGATCAATGTCGCCAGGTTCAATATGTCTCATGGAACCGCGGAATGGCACAAAACCACGATCCAACGACTGCGATGCCTTGCTCTTGAGGAAAAGACGCCACTGGCCATCCTTGTAGATTTGGCAGGTCCAAAAATCCGCCTGGGGAAACTCCCGGACGAAGGAACCCTCTTGCAGAAAGGCCGGGATATTATACTGGTTGCGAAGTCGGATCAAAGCTCAAGGCAAAACGAATCGGAGGAAACGCTGCCGGTCAATCTTTCTCATTTCCCGGATCGAATGGAGCCAGGTCAAATCGTCCTCATTGATGACGGAAACCTGGCCCTCACCCTGGAAAAGCAAGAACCCAATCGACTGATCTGCAAAGTCCTGGTGGGAGGCAAGGTCACCTCACATAAAGGGGTCAATTTCCCTGGTCTCCCCCTCGACATTCCGGGGTTTACGCAGAAAGACGCCGACGATCTTCAAGTAGCCATCGACATTGAAGCCGATTATATCGCCCTCTCGTTTGTTCGAAGTCCGCAGGATATTCTCACACTCCAAAGGGCTTTGGCTGATCGATCAGCGGTGATTCCTCTCATTGCCAAAATTGAAAGGCCTGAAGCCCTGACATGTCTTGATGAAATCCTGGATGCGTCAGACGGGGTGATGGTCGCTAGGGGAGACCTGGCCCTGGAAATGAGCCCGGAAGAAGTTCCGCTTCTGCAAAAGCAGATCATCGCACAGGCCAATCGTATGGGAAAGCCCGTGATCACCGCCACACAAATGCTGGAATCGATGACTCGCAATGCTTTTCCCACTCGCGCGGAAGCCTCGGATGTGGCCAACGCCGTACTGGACGGTACTGATGCCGTCATGTTGTCGGCCGAAACTTCAATGGGAAACTTTCCTTTGGAAGCGGTCCAGGTCATGGATCGGATTATTCGACAAGCAGAAAAAGAAATGTTCCGCAAAAGCCAAAACCTCCATTCGCCCAAAGGAGTCGTGCGTTCTACTCCGGAAGCAGTCTGTGAAGCTGCCGTCTCTCTTGCAAAATCCATTAATGCCCAAGCTATCGTGGTCTTCACCGAGTCCGGCCATACAGCCATGCTATTGGCCCGCCATCGACCGACGGTCAAGATTTTCGCATTGACTCCCTCCCCAACCGTCACCCGTCAATTAGCTTTAGTATGGGGCATGACTTCAAGTGTATTTCCTCAAATCAATAAAACCGATGACCGAATTCATACCGCCCAGGATCACCTCAAAACGCTCGGCCTACTTCAGGAAAACCGGCTCATTGTCATCGTCACCGGAGAACAATTGGGAAATGCCTTTGGAACCAATATCATCAAAGCCCATGTGGTCGTCTAA
- a CDS encoding c-type cytochrome, giving the protein MIRRKLGWLLVGYFIFQILWAFPSEAADLEVLKPRVPQDQIAEARSWENPFPSTPENIKKGKHIFHGKAFCVTCHGPDGKGLGDIPGLRGKLPRNFTDKTWQAARTDGELFWILQNGSQGTAMASFIPLVLTEEEAWYVILYVRSFGNGVESRKE; this is encoded by the coding sequence GTGATACGTCGGAAATTGGGATGGCTCCTGGTGGGGTATTTCATTTTTCAAATTCTCTGGGCTTTTCCAAGTGAAGCGGCTGATCTTGAAGTGTTAAAGCCTCGGGTACCTCAGGATCAAATAGCCGAAGCGCGATCGTGGGAAAATCCATTTCCCTCCACCCCTGAGAATATTAAGAAGGGCAAACACATTTTTCACGGCAAAGCCTTTTGTGTCACCTGTCATGGACCAGACGGAAAAGGCCTGGGAGATATACCTGGATTAAGAGGAAAACTTCCCCGGAATTTTACGGATAAAACCTGGCAGGCAGCTCGCACCGATGGGGAACTCTTTTGGATATTGCAAAACGGCAGCCAGGGGACTGCTATGGCCTCCTTCATCCCCCTGGTGTTGACTGAAGAAGAGGCTTGGTATGTGATATTGTATGTGAGATCATTTGGCAATGGGGTAGAATCGAGAAAAGAATAA
- a CDS encoding molybdopterin-dependent oxidoreductase, which produces MNEKKSGIDRRHLLQGSLALGLTGLLTPKGLWAKDSPTVTLPFERGRRPLVAFPQKRPLLVMTTRPPQLETPFDIFNEDIFTPNDAFFVRWHLANIPQKIDMNGFRLTIRGRVNHPLSLSLHELQTQFEQVEIAAVAQCAGNSRGFFQPRVPGGQWGNGAMGNANWKGIRLRDLLLKAGIEGDAVQVRFDGLDQPVAQATPDLRKSLRLDDALQEEVLIAHSMNGEALPMLNGFPLRLVAPGWYATYWVKMLNDIEVLNEADQNFWTTQAYRLPANPCHCVKPGEALTDTVPIGKMPVRSFITNLEEGRTIPGGESCTIKGIAFDQGYGIDRVLVSVDGGQQWLSARLGKDYGDFSFRPWEAKFIPKPGQAYALQSLAINRIGESQRFGARWNPSGYLRNVIEAVNIQAS; this is translated from the coding sequence ATGAATGAAAAAAAATCGGGAATAGACCGTCGCCATTTATTGCAGGGAAGCCTGGCTCTTGGATTGACAGGCCTACTGACTCCCAAAGGCCTTTGGGCTAAGGATTCCCCGACCGTCACCCTTCCTTTCGAGCGAGGTCGCCGTCCATTGGTCGCTTTTCCACAGAAGCGGCCACTCCTGGTGATGACCACAAGACCTCCCCAATTGGAAACTCCATTCGATATTTTTAATGAGGACATCTTTACGCCCAATGATGCCTTTTTTGTTCGCTGGCATCTTGCCAATATCCCTCAGAAAATTGACATGAACGGCTTCCGGCTGACTATTCGCGGTCGAGTCAATCACCCACTATCCTTAAGCCTTCATGAATTACAAACCCAATTTGAACAAGTTGAAATTGCGGCCGTCGCCCAATGTGCCGGAAATAGTCGCGGGTTTTTTCAACCACGGGTACCCGGCGGACAATGGGGAAATGGGGCGATGGGAAATGCCAACTGGAAGGGAATCAGACTTCGTGATCTCCTTCTCAAGGCAGGAATAGAAGGTGATGCAGTACAGGTGAGGTTCGATGGGCTGGACCAACCGGTCGCACAAGCCACGCCTGACTTACGAAAATCGCTGAGGCTTGATGATGCCCTGCAGGAAGAGGTGTTGATCGCTCACTCCATGAACGGGGAGGCACTCCCCATGCTGAACGGCTTTCCCCTTCGCCTCGTGGCGCCTGGATGGTATGCCACTTATTGGGTGAAGATGCTGAATGATATTGAAGTGCTCAATGAGGCCGATCAAAATTTTTGGACGACCCAAGCCTATCGCCTGCCGGCTAATCCTTGTCATTGCGTGAAACCAGGAGAGGCCTTAACCGATACCGTGCCCATTGGCAAAATGCCCGTTCGCTCCTTTATCACGAATCTGGAAGAGGGTCGAACCATTCCGGGAGGGGAATCTTGCACCATTAAAGGCATCGCCTTTGACCAGGGCTATGGCATTGATCGCGTATTAGTCTCCGTGGATGGAGGACAACAATGGCTATCCGCCCGATTAGGAAAGGATTATGGAGATTTCAGCTTCCGTCCCTGGGAAGCGAAATTTATTCCGAAGCCTGGACAGGCATATGCACTTCAATCATTGGCCATCAATCGGATTGGAGAATCACAGCGGTTCGGTGCCCGATGGAATCCAAGTGGATATCTTCGTAATGTGATCGAAGCAGTGAACATTCAAGCCAGCTGA
- a CDS encoding rhodanese-like domain-containing protein — MNFLRPPLHDVLPILPKSGDSEFNSSHLDPHSSLIPVDELRDHLQQLDPSQETVVYCRVGLRGYLAARILLQHGFIKVFNLTGGFLSFPQ, encoded by the coding sequence ATGAACTTCCTTAGACCGCCTTTACACGACGTTCTCCCTATACTCCCTAAATCAGGAGATTCCGAATTCAACAGCTCACACCTCGACCCACATAGTAGCCTCATTCCCGTGGATGAGCTGAGAGACCATCTTCAGCAACTGGATCCCTCCCAAGAAACCGTCGTCTATTGTCGAGTCGGATTACGCGGATACCTTGCTGCGCGCATTCTCCTTCAGCATGGCTTCATCAAGGTCTTCAACCTCACGGGCGGCTTTTTAAGTTTCCCTCAATAA
- a CDS encoding DUF1264 domain-containing protein, with protein MHHLIRSVLMLGGFSLLAMGWMTTPAMSEGKSPTDGYDIHIQAPHMMADGTVGGPYHHYCKGISDELLQCQLYESTDPNAKLVAIEYFIAKDLARKNVPLIQWNRAFHDHQVEIDTGRVQILDVEDPAKVKALAEAAGKTDGVIFHLWGKHQVVPDGAVSIPTSLGHVFRTE; from the coding sequence ATGCATCATTTAATTCGTTCCGTTTTGATGTTGGGGGGGTTTAGCCTTTTGGCCATGGGGTGGATGACCACTCCAGCCATGAGTGAGGGAAAAAGCCCGACAGATGGCTATGATATTCACATCCAGGCCCCGCATATGATGGCGGATGGGACAGTGGGAGGACCGTACCATCATTACTGTAAGGGCATTTCGGATGAACTGTTGCAATGTCAGTTATATGAGTCCACCGATCCTAATGCCAAACTGGTGGCCATTGAATATTTTATTGCCAAAGACCTCGCACGCAAAAATGTCCCCCTGATTCAGTGGAATCGGGCCTTTCATGATCATCAAGTCGAAATCGATACCGGGCGCGTGCAAATTCTCGATGTTGAAGACCCTGCCAAAGTTAAAGCACTGGCAGAAGCGGCTGGGAAAACCGATGGAGTCATCTTCCACCTCTGGGGCAAGCATCAGGTGGTTCCAGATGGGGCCGTCTCGATACCAACCTCGCTTGGTCACGTCTTCCGAACAGAATAA
- a CDS encoding c-type cytochrome, producing MRVCMVIVVFLWVSGLAWGLPANGENREQQVSILNLPPDPISYQPGSGSELASRYCLMCHSAEYVYMQPPHPHGQWMKIVNKMKESFGCPIPNEDMAQLVDYLVTQNSLQPSPSAPPAQRDDQTDTPGQSSIQSGDSQKGKSLYERHCVTCHGPGGKGDGPIGPVLVPPAANLTLLGKQSDKTILDTLRKGRPGTAMPAWEHDLNPQELNHLLSFLRTLTP from the coding sequence ATGCGTGTTTGCATGGTCATTGTGGTGTTTCTGTGGGTTTCAGGACTAGCGTGGGGGCTTCCGGCCAATGGCGAAAACAGGGAACAGCAGGTATCCATTCTTAATCTTCCTCCTGATCCGATATCGTATCAACCCGGTTCCGGGAGTGAACTCGCCAGCCGGTACTGTCTGATGTGCCATTCGGCAGAGTATGTGTATATGCAACCACCTCATCCTCATGGGCAATGGATGAAAATCGTCAACAAAATGAAAGAATCATTTGGCTGTCCAATCCCGAATGAGGACATGGCTCAATTGGTCGACTATTTGGTGACGCAAAATTCACTCCAGCCTTCACCTTCTGCGCCTCCCGCTCAGCGGGACGACCAGACAGACACACCCGGTCAATCCTCCATTCAATCTGGCGATTCCCAAAAAGGAAAATCCCTTTATGAACGACATTGCGTCACCTGCCATGGACCAGGTGGCAAGGGAGACGGCCCCATCGGACCGGTCTTGGTTCCTCCAGCAGCCAACCTCACGTTGTTAGGTAAGCAATCGGACAAAACCATCCTTGATACGCTCCGAAAAGGACGTCCGGGTACGGCCATGCCAGCCTGGGAACACGATCTGAATCCACAAGAGCTGAATCATCTCCTTTCATTTCTTCGAACATTAACACCATAA
- a CDS encoding FAD-dependent oxidoreductase translates to MSLNIIIIGGVAGGASAAAKARRTNEAANIEMFEKGPYVSFANCGLPYYVGETISDRDDLLLQTPERFWKRFRVQAYVSHEVVHIDRTAKCVQVKNLMTQAITTHPYDTLILAPGAGAIMPDIPGIHARNIFTVKTVPDSDAIKTFLAGQPSQHALVIGGGFIGLESAEALIGLGLAVTIVEKAPQILPAFDQDMATLVAHHLQEKGVKIIAGDGINGFRQDGDLAKEAELESGTRLPMDLAILSIGVRPELKLAREAGLEIGAAGGIAVDTRQQTSDPDIYAAGDAVETLHLVTGKYARIPLAGPANKQGRVAGANAAGGDLRFHGALGTAIVESMGITAGKTGLSEHEAKAHGLNYFVSLTHPLDHAEYYPGADALHMKLVVEQQTGRLLGAQIVGDQGVDKRIDVLATAIHGNLNVQDLEQLDLAYAPQFNSAKGPVIMAGFVAANTLRGEVNTLTGEELQQKIKTNPSLQLLDVRTKDEYQEAHIPHSRLIPVDELRDHLQQLDPSQETVVYCRVGLRGYLAARILLQHGFTKVFNLTGGFLSFPSDRVTG, encoded by the coding sequence ATGTCCCTCAACATCATCATTATCGGAGGCGTGGCAGGCGGGGCGAGCGCGGCCGCCAAGGCGCGTCGGACCAACGAAGCCGCAAATATTGAGATGTTTGAAAAAGGGCCCTATGTCTCCTTTGCCAACTGTGGTCTCCCGTATTATGTGGGAGAGACTATTTCGGATCGTGATGACCTTCTCCTTCAAACCCCGGAGCGGTTTTGGAAACGTTTCAGGGTGCAAGCCTACGTGTCACACGAAGTCGTTCACATAGACCGAACGGCGAAATGCGTACAGGTGAAAAACCTGATGACTCAGGCAATCACCACGCACCCCTATGACACACTCATTCTGGCACCCGGTGCCGGGGCCATCATGCCCGACATACCCGGCATTCACGCCAGGAATATCTTTACGGTCAAAACCGTTCCTGACTCTGATGCCATCAAAACCTTTCTCGCTGGCCAACCTTCTCAGCACGCCTTGGTGATTGGAGGGGGATTTATTGGACTGGAATCGGCTGAGGCCCTGATAGGCCTTGGATTGGCCGTGACGATTGTCGAAAAAGCTCCTCAAATACTTCCTGCTTTTGATCAGGACATGGCCACCCTGGTGGCTCATCATCTCCAAGAAAAGGGGGTGAAGATTATTGCGGGTGACGGTATCAACGGATTTCGGCAGGACGGCGATCTCGCCAAAGAAGCCGAATTAGAAAGTGGAACCCGGCTGCCGATGGACCTGGCCATTCTCTCGATCGGCGTCAGACCGGAACTCAAGCTTGCCAGAGAGGCAGGACTTGAAATTGGTGCAGCAGGAGGCATTGCCGTGGATACACGACAGCAAACCTCTGACCCCGATATCTATGCAGCCGGTGACGCGGTCGAAACGCTCCATCTCGTGACTGGCAAATATGCCAGAATTCCTTTAGCCGGCCCCGCCAATAAGCAGGGGAGGGTCGCCGGAGCCAATGCTGCGGGCGGAGACTTAAGGTTTCACGGTGCCCTCGGAACGGCAATTGTTGAGAGCATGGGCATCACCGCTGGCAAAACGGGATTAAGCGAACACGAAGCCAAGGCCCACGGCTTGAATTACTTTGTCTCCCTCACCCACCCCCTGGATCATGCAGAATATTATCCTGGAGCAGATGCGCTTCACATGAAATTAGTCGTAGAGCAACAGACGGGAAGATTGTTAGGTGCTCAAATTGTGGGGGATCAGGGAGTGGATAAACGCATTGATGTATTGGCCACTGCGATACATGGAAATTTAAATGTCCAGGATTTGGAACAATTGGATTTGGCCTATGCCCCCCAATTTAACTCGGCCAAAGGGCCGGTCATTATGGCAGGTTTCGTCGCCGCCAATACGCTACGTGGTGAGGTCAACACGCTCACGGGAGAAGAATTACAACAGAAAATAAAGACGAATCCTTCTCTCCAATTGTTAGATGTCCGGACCAAGGACGAATATCAAGAAGCGCATATCCCTCATTCCCGCCTCATTCCCGTGGATGAGCTGAGAGACCATCTTCAGCAACTGGATCCCTCCCAAGAAACCGTCGTCTATTGTCGAGTCGGATTACGCGGATACCTTGCTGCGCGCATTCTCCTTCAGCATGGCTTCACCAAGGTCTTCAACCTCACGGGCGGCTTTTTAAGTTTCCCTTCGGACAGAGTAACAGGTTAA
- a CDS encoding exonuclease, whose amino-acid sequence MEKISQKVRAVFDENSSRGSDWVKEQSIDVYFSADVETDGPIPGPYSLLSFALVYAGRFDGHKFESPENLKQTFYREIKPISDSFELEALRVNQLDRDRLCREGKDPVDAMTEASRWVREIAGPYRPILVAYPLSFDWTWLYWYFIRFSSEGSPFNHSGCFDIKTAYAVKARIPVSASGRSNLESWLRPHHEHSHHALEDAIEQAEIFANLFRWKGNLDGFSPKTSEKR is encoded by the coding sequence ATGGAGAAAATATCTCAAAAAGTGCGTGCTGTTTTCGATGAAAATTCATCTCGAGGATCCGATTGGGTCAAGGAACAAAGCATTGACGTCTATTTTTCTGCTGATGTTGAGACGGATGGTCCCATCCCTGGTCCCTATTCCCTTCTTTCGTTCGCCCTGGTCTATGCTGGCCGTTTTGATGGCCATAAATTTGAATCACCTGAAAACCTGAAGCAAACCTTCTATCGTGAGATAAAACCAATTTCTGATTCATTCGAGTTGGAGGCGTTACGTGTAAATCAGCTTGATCGTGATCGTCTTTGTCGCGAAGGGAAGGACCCCGTAGATGCCATGACTGAGGCTAGTCGATGGGTTCGAGAAATTGCGGGTCCCTACAGACCAATACTTGTTGCCTACCCATTAAGTTTCGATTGGACATGGTTATATTGGTATTTTATCCGATTTTCTTCTGAAGGTTCGCCCTTCAACCATTCGGGTTGTTTTGACATAAAAACCGCCTATGCAGTCAAGGCCAGGATTCCGGTGTCAGCGTCCGGCCGGTCGAATCTTGAAAGCTGGCTTCGTCCCCACCATGAACACTCCCACCATGCCCTAGAAGATGCGATTGAGCAGGCAGAGATTTTTGCAAACTTGTTCAGGTGGAAGGGTAACCTTGATGGATTTTCTCCAAAAACGTCGGAAAAACGCTAA